In the Abditibacteriota bacterium genome, one interval contains:
- a CDS encoding ABC transporter ATP-binding protein — protein MNEAIVIDRVSKSFVLQGTAPTIKKLILTLGRYKKQYKEALRDVSITIGKGEAVSIVGTNGSGKSTLLRIICGVYKPTSGQVRTEGRLYTMLDLGSGFHPDLTGMENIYFNGAVLGMSKAEIEARIDSIISFCDLGSYIDQPIRTYSAGMLMRLGFAIATETDPDILLIDEVLAVGDAAFQEKCYARMARIREEGRKTIVFVTHDMHAATGFADRTVWIKEGRVYMDGPSGEVVKQYLRELDASADNLPEFRIRETHL, from the coding sequence ATGAACGAAGCCATAGTCATAGACCGGGTGTCAAAGAGCTTCGTGCTCCAGGGCACGGCTCCCACCATCAAAAAGCTCATCCTCACCCTGGGCAGATACAAGAAGCAATATAAGGAAGCCCTGCGGGACGTGAGCATCACCATCGGCAAGGGCGAGGCAGTGTCCATAGTGGGCACCAACGGCTCCGGCAAGAGCACCCTGCTGCGCATCATCTGCGGGGTGTACAAGCCCACCTCCGGCCAGGTCCGGACAGAGGGGCGGCTCTACACCATGCTGGACCTGGGCAGCGGCTTTCACCCGGACCTGACGGGCATGGAAAACATCTATTTCAACGGGGCGGTGCTGGGCATGAGCAAGGCCGAGATCGAAGCCCGCATCGACAGCATCATTTCCTTCTGCGACCTGGGGAGCTACATCGACCAGCCCATACGCACCTACTCCGCCGGCATGCTCATGCGGCTGGGCTTCGCCATAGCCACGGAGACGGACCCGGACATCCTGCTCATAGACGAGGTGCTGGCGGTGGGCGACGCGGCCTTTCAGGAAAAATGCTACGCCCGCATGGCCCGCATCAGGGAAGAAGGCCGCAAGACCATCGTGTTCGTCACCCATGACATGCACGCAGCCACGGGCTTTGCCGACAGGACCGTGTGGATAAAGGAGGGCCGGGTGTATATGGACGGCCCCAGCGGCGAAGTCGTCAAACAATACCTGCGGGAGCTGGACGCATCCGCGGACAACCTGCCGGAATTCAGAATAAGGGAGACTCATTTATGA
- a CDS encoding histidine phosphatase family protein, producing the protein MTIYLIRHGATEANLRRCFLGSTDQSLTPESIRELKGRSYPPAGAVAVSPMTRCRETADIIYGSNYKVYPDLREIDFGEFDNKNHEELLREHHFYQTWLDSGGALTPPGGEPAGDFRRRTCRCFLQIIAETRQFPLAIVAHGGTIKALTDEYLDNDAGKEFYFWSVKNGGGIVCEWDGERLRMVGRLFD; encoded by the coding sequence ATGACCATATATCTCATCAGACACGGCGCCACCGAGGCCAATCTGCGCCGCTGTTTCCTGGGGAGCACAGACCAGTCCCTGACGCCGGAAAGTATCCGCGAGCTGAAGGGGCGCTCCTATCCGCCCGCGGGCGCCGTGGCCGTGTCGCCCATGACAAGATGCCGGGAGACCGCGGACATAATATACGGCAGCAATTACAAAGTGTATCCCGATCTGCGTGAGATAGATTTCGGCGAGTTTGACAACAAAAATCACGAGGAGCTTCTTCGGGAGCACCACTTTTATCAGACCTGGCTGGACTCGGGGGGCGCTCTGACTCCGCCGGGAGGCGAGCCGGCCGGAGACTTCCGCCGCAGGACCTGCCGCTGCTTTTTGCAGATCATAGCCGAGACGCGGCAGTTCCCCCTGGCCATAGTGGCCCACGGCGGCACCATAAAGGCCCTTACGGACGAGTACCTTGACAACGATGCCGGAAAGGAGTTTTACTTCTGGTCGGTGAAAAACGGCGGAGGCATCGTGTGCGAGTGGGACGGAGAGAGGCTGAGGATGGTGGGCAGATTGTTTGACTGA
- a CDS encoding ABC transporter permease yields MNIDFKSIIAYRYLIYQLVLRDIKVRYKNSVLGFFWSLANPLIQVATITVVVKYIMRVDIPNYSAYLLAAFLPWQYVLNGLADSSEVLLHHRDLIKKVPFPREVLPISNVLSNLIHFLLALCILVVYLLVFWLFLHGSALRLSFLWLPVLVLLQTCLIMGIAFVICAINAFYDDTKFILNALLNIGFYLTPVMYPVELVYTKLPEAHRDLLFKLYMLSPFNTLMDAYKKLLMPPFEGRVAGNTVASLPMDWGMFAVCAVICVAVLLAGMSFFNRRKHLFAEKL; encoded by the coding sequence GTGAACATAGATTTCAAGAGCATCATCGCGTACAGATACCTCATCTACCAGCTTGTGCTGAGGGACATCAAGGTCAGATACAAGAATTCCGTATTGGGCTTTTTCTGGTCTCTGGCGAACCCCCTCATCCAGGTGGCCACCATCACGGTGGTGGTCAAGTATATCATGCGGGTGGACATCCCCAACTACTCGGCCTACCTGCTGGCGGCCTTTTTGCCCTGGCAGTACGTCCTCAACGGCTTGGCGGACTCCTCCGAGGTGCTGCTGCACCACCGGGACCTGATCAAAAAGGTGCCCTTTCCCCGGGAGGTGCTGCCCATCTCCAACGTGCTCTCCAACCTGATACACTTTTTGCTGGCTCTCTGCATACTGGTGGTGTATCTGCTGGTATTCTGGCTGTTTCTCCACGGCTCTGCCCTGAGGCTCAGCTTTTTGTGGCTGCCGGTCCTCGTCCTGCTGCAGACCTGCCTCATCATGGGCATCGCTTTTGTGATCTGCGCCATCAACGCCTTCTACGATGACACCAAGTTCATCCTGAACGCCCTGCTCAACATAGGCTTTTATCTCACTCCCGTCATGTATCCCGTGGAGCTGGTATATACCAAGCTGCCGGAGGCCCACCGGGACCTGCTGTTCAAGCTGTATATGCTGTCCCCCTTCAACACCCTGATGGACGCCTACAAAAAGCTGCTCATGCCCCCCTTTGAGGGCCGGGTGGCGGGCAACACGGTGGCCAGCCTGCCCATGGACTGGGGCATGTTTGCCGTGTGCGCCGTCATCTGCGTCGCCGTATTGCTGGCGGGCATGTCCTTCTTCAACCGGCGAAAACACCTGTTTGCGGAGAAGCTGTAA
- a CDS encoding aminopeptidase P family protein: protein MNTRIDKLLSKAPEYMLISDIDNMYYLSGFTGDNGVLVLGRDRQVLITDSRYTGQAEKECPGFEIRDYAGGHMLSPAADIVGSAPCGFEADSVSLRTYRDICERIEDPVETHGLTEALRLIKDPSETEAVRKACRLADRAAEWLREYIRPGMTEREVALDLEYYMKKRGASETAFPSIIAAGPNAAYPHHAPTDAVIEEGQMVKCDFGCRLDHYNSDITRTFFVGEPDPEFRRIYDIVLEAQLRAIEAIRPGKTGREIDKTARDVIAAAGYGDRFGHSLGHGLGLSVHDSAAFAPSSPVTLEPGIIATVEPGIYIPGWGGIRTEDDILVTEDGCEVLTHAEK, encoded by the coding sequence ATGAACACAAGGATAGACAAGCTGCTGTCAAAGGCCCCTGAATACATGCTGATCAGCGATATTGACAACATGTATTATCTCTCCGGCTTCACCGGAGACAACGGAGTCCTGGTGCTGGGGAGGGACCGGCAGGTCCTGATCACCGATTCCCGCTACACGGGACAGGCGGAAAAGGAGTGCCCCGGCTTTGAGATCAGAGACTATGCCGGCGGGCACATGCTGTCCCCGGCCGCGGACATAGTGGGCAGCGCCCCCTGCGGCTTTGAGGCGGATTCCGTGAGCCTCAGGACCTACAGGGATATATGCGAGCGGATAGAGGACCCGGTGGAGACCCACGGCCTGACGGAAGCCCTGCGGCTCATCAAGGACCCCTCGGAGACAGAGGCCGTCCGGAAGGCCTGCCGTCTGGCGGACAGGGCGGCAGAGTGGCTGCGGGAATACATACGGCCGGGCATGACGGAGAGAGAGGTGGCTCTGGACCTGGAATACTACATGAAAAAGCGGGGAGCCTCGGAGACGGCGTTTCCCTCCATCATAGCCGCCGGGCCCAACGCAGCCTATCCACACCACGCTCCCACGGATGCGGTGATAGAAGAAGGGCAGATGGTGAAATGCGACTTCGGCTGCCGGCTGGACCACTACAACTCGGACATCACCCGCACCTTCTTTGTGGGCGAGCCCGACCCGGAATTCCGGCGGATATACGACATAGTTCTGGAAGCCCAGCTGAGGGCCATAGAGGCCATCCGGCCCGGAAAGACGGGCCGGGAAATAGACAAGACGGCCAGAGACGTCATAGCCGCCGCCGGCTACGGCGACCGCTTTGGCCACAGCCTGGGCCACGGGCTGGGACTGTCGGTCCATGACAGCGCCGCCTTTGCCCCCTCCTCCCCCGTCACTCTGGAGCCGGGCATCATCGCCACGGTGGAGCCGGGCATCTATATCCCCGGCTGGGGAGGCATCAGGACAGAGGACGACATACTGGTGACCGAGGACGGCTGCGAGGTGCTGACCCACGCGGAAAAATGA
- a CDS encoding DEAD/DEAH box helicase produces the protein MDYRALLRRLEHDRQLACVNTREAQAAVFADLPPGLSPRVAEDLRWNFGIKRLFSHQRQAWDLLQEGRDIIITTPTSSGKSLCYNLPVAHAVCSDAPASALYIYPTKALAADQLKKLSEFECLKGRVFTYDGDTPRESREYVRKQASIVLTNPDMLHMGILPYHTNWSSFLHRLRYIVTDEVHTYTGLFASHMAFVLRRLLALCSEYGSRPSLIFTSGTVSDPAELAEKLSGRPFVTVDRSGAPSGSRTIAFWNPPVAGADGELRRSAADETSRLMTEALTRGCRTIAFGKSRLSVELMTRKVKEALKDRAGDLSDKVVSYRAGYTPERRRHLEQLIFSGKVRGILSTSALELGIDIGSLDVCLSAGYPRRLSALWQQFGRVGRGENDSLCVFVAQNSPIDQYYMQNPGEFFDGKVEACVVDLCNPYVVTDQLACSLRELPRTAREIFEMFGETGLEMLSGLYEEGLAGYMGGRFVWLGTREPSGEVNIRGALGEPCSIMSMEETGVRLLGTCDAARTLWTLYEGAVYIHEGDSYIVRRLDREENCAWVEPTRVNYYTVTNESYSVSEKRALARGQTRCGFIRYGYSSVTVSVPSYTKKALQGGRILGKTPLDLPDTELYTQSVCFDVPREAADRLKGRGMDPAGAIHALEHALIAVAPILVSCDRNDLGGVSFLTHPASEGRPCIFIYDGVQGGCGICGKLFADYEAWFEKAYQAVTACPCRDGCPACVQSPKCGNNNSPLDKQGAVYLLEELLKGR, from the coding sequence ATGGACTACCGGGCTCTTCTGCGCCGGCTGGAGCACGACCGGCAGCTGGCCTGCGTCAACACCCGGGAAGCTCAGGCAGCCGTCTTTGCGGACCTGCCTCCCGGTCTGTCGCCCAGGGTGGCGGAGGACCTGAGGTGGAACTTCGGCATCAAGAGACTGTTTTCCCACCAGAGGCAGGCCTGGGACCTGCTGCAGGAGGGCAGGGATATCATCATCACCACTCCCACCTCTTCCGGCAAGAGCCTGTGCTACAATCTGCCGGTGGCCCACGCCGTGTGCTCCGACGCCCCTGCCTCCGCTCTGTATATCTACCCCACCAAGGCTCTGGCCGCCGACCAGCTGAAAAAGCTCTCGGAATTCGAGTGTCTGAAGGGCAGGGTGTTCACCTATGACGGTGACACCCCCCGGGAGTCCCGGGAATACGTCAGAAAGCAGGCGAGCATAGTGCTTACCAATCCGGACATGCTCCATATGGGCATACTGCCCTATCACACGAACTGGTCCTCCTTTTTGCATCGCCTGAGATATATCGTCACCGACGAGGTGCACACCTACACGGGCCTTTTTGCCTCCCACATGGCCTTTGTGCTCCGCCGGCTGCTGGCCCTGTGCTCCGAATACGGCTCCCGGCCCTCCCTCATATTTACCTCCGGCACGGTGTCCGACCCCGCCGAGCTGGCGGAAAAGCTGTCCGGCAGGCCCTTCGTGACGGTGGACAGGTCCGGGGCTCCCTCCGGCAGCAGGACCATAGCCTTCTGGAACCCGCCTGTGGCGGGAGCCGACGGGGAGCTGCGGCGCAGCGCCGCCGACGAGACCTCCCGGCTGATGACCGAAGCCCTGACAAGGGGCTGCAGGACCATTGCCTTCGGCAAATCCCGGCTGTCGGTGGAGCTGATGACCAGAAAGGTGAAGGAGGCGCTGAAGGACCGCGCCGGGGACCTGTCCGACAAGGTGGTGTCCTACAGGGCGGGCTATACTCCCGAAAGACGGCGCCATCTGGAGCAGCTGATATTTTCCGGCAAGGTGCGGGGCATCCTGTCCACCAGCGCTCTGGAGCTGGGCATAGACATAGGCAGCCTGGACGTCTGCCTGTCCGCCGGCTATCCCCGCCGCCTGTCCGCCCTGTGGCAGCAGTTCGGCCGGGTGGGCAGAGGCGAAAACGACAGCCTGTGCGTCTTCGTGGCCCAGAACAGCCCCATCGACCAATACTACATGCAGAACCCCGGAGAGTTCTTTGACGGCAAGGTGGAGGCCTGCGTGGTGGACCTCTGCAACCCCTACGTGGTCACGGACCAGCTGGCCTGCTCCCTGAGAGAGCTGCCCCGGACCGCCCGGGAGATATTCGAAATGTTCGGGGAGACCGGGCTGGAGATGCTCTCCGGGCTGTACGAAGAGGGGCTGGCGGGATATATGGGAGGCCGGTTCGTCTGGCTGGGGACCCGGGAGCCCTCCGGCGAGGTGAATATCCGGGGCGCTCTGGGAGAGCCCTGCAGCATCATGTCCATGGAGGAGACGGGAGTCCGGCTCCTGGGGACCTGCGACGCCGCCAGGACCCTGTGGACCCTGTACGAGGGCGCCGTGTATATCCACGAGGGAGACAGCTATATAGTCCGCCGGCTGGACCGGGAGGAAAACTGCGCCTGGGTGGAGCCCACCCGGGTGAACTACTACACGGTCACCAACGAGAGCTACTCGGTCAGCGAAAAAAGGGCCCTGGCCCGGGGGCAGACCCGCTGCGGCTTTATCCGCTACGGCTATTCCTCCGTGACCGTGTCCGTGCCCTCCTACACCAAAAAGGCCCTGCAGGGCGGCAGGATACTGGGCAAGACCCCTCTGGACCTGCCGGACACGGAGCTCTATACCCAGAGCGTGTGCTTTGACGTCCCCCGGGAGGCGGCGGACAGGCTGAAGGGCCGGGGCATGGACCCCGCCGGAGCCATACACGCTCTGGAGCACGCCCTTATAGCCGTGGCCCCCATACTGGTGAGCTGCGACAGGAACGATCTGGGAGGGGTGTCCTTCCTGACCCACCCGGCGTCCGAGGGGCGGCCCTGCATATTCATATACGACGGGGTCCAGGGAGGCTGCGGCATCTGCGGCAAGCTCTTTGCCGACTATGAGGCCTGGTTCGAAAAGGCATATCAGGCCGTCACCGCCTGTCCCTGCCGGGACGGCTGCCCCGCCTGCGTCCAGTCGCCCAAGTGCGGCAACAACAACTCGCCTCTGGACAAGCAGGGAGCGGTGTATCTGCTGGAGGAGCTGCTGAAGGGCCGGTAG
- a CDS encoding sodium/proline symporter, with amino-acid sequence MNPTEMAVFILYLLFMVGIGIYFFFKSKAGGEKTYFLGGRAMSPWVAGLSAGASDMSAWVLMGLPTSIYALGMGQMWIPIGLAVGYALSWLLEAPRLRSFSIVANDSVTIPQYLTNRFLSKSNGLQVLCAIVFLIAYTVYAASSMKACGTLFHTVTGMNEITAMYVAALIIVGYTFMGGFSAVCWTDFFQALLILAAMMFVPIAAMSMVDFSASQSIAGEDYWNMFASWKDIVSGLAWGLGYFGMPHIIIRFMSLKSQKGMKKAAAVGISWTTLIVIFAAVIGICGRLYLGYDEQIESNSVVFIVMVRRMFPAIISGILLSAVLAASMSTADSQLLSAASAVASDVYKPVIRKNKISDTEMLWVGRALVLLVSLAAIYIAANPESGSIMSLVSNAWAVFGSAFGPVILLSLFWKRLTFAGAFAGIFCGALADICWMVFLNGTGIYELMPGFIAGLAASVIASLVSPRPDAQVEELFDKSVNYQD; translated from the coding sequence CTGAACCCTACAGAAATGGCAGTATTTATCCTGTACCTGCTCTTTATGGTCGGTATAGGTATATACTTCTTCTTCAAGAGCAAGGCAGGCGGAGAAAAGACCTATTTCCTGGGCGGCAGAGCCATGTCCCCCTGGGTAGCGGGCCTCTCCGCCGGCGCGTCGGATATGAGCGCCTGGGTGCTCATGGGCCTGCCTACCTCCATATACGCCCTGGGTATGGGGCAGATGTGGATCCCCATCGGCCTGGCAGTGGGCTACGCCCTGTCCTGGCTGCTGGAGGCTCCCAGGCTCCGGAGCTTTTCCATCGTGGCCAATGACTCCGTGACCATCCCCCAGTATCTGACCAACAGGTTCCTGTCCAAGTCCAACGGGCTCCAGGTGCTGTGCGCCATAGTGTTTCTCATAGCCTACACGGTGTATGCCGCTTCCAGCATGAAGGCCTGCGGCACCCTGTTCCACACCGTGACCGGCATGAACGAGATCACCGCCATGTACGTGGCCGCCCTCATCATAGTGGGCTACACCTTCATGGGCGGCTTCTCCGCCGTGTGCTGGACCGACTTCTTCCAGGCTCTGCTGATACTGGCCGCCATGATGTTCGTGCCCATCGCCGCCATGTCCATGGTAGATTTTTCCGCCTCCCAGTCCATAGCAGGCGAAGACTACTGGAACATGTTTGCCAGCTGGAAGGACATAGTCTCCGGTCTGGCCTGGGGCCTGGGCTACTTTGGCATGCCTCACATCATCATCAGATTTATGTCCCTGAAGAGCCAGAAGGGTATGAAAAAGGCTGCCGCCGTGGGTATATCCTGGACCACCCTCATAGTGATATTTGCCGCCGTCATAGGCATCTGCGGCCGCCTGTATCTGGGCTACGATGAGCAGATAGAGAGCAACTCGGTGGTCTTCATAGTCATGGTCCGCAGGATGTTCCCGGCCATCATCTCCGGCATACTCCTGTCCGCCGTGCTGGCGGCCTCCATGTCCACCGCCGACAGCCAGCTGCTGTCCGCCGCCTCCGCCGTGGCCAGCGACGTGTACAAGCCCGTCATTCGCAAGAACAAGATAAGCGACACGGAGATGCTGTGGGTGGGCAGAGCCCTGGTGCTGCTGGTCTCCCTGGCCGCCATCTACATCGCCGCCAACCCCGAGAGCGGCTCCATCATGTCTCTGGTGTCCAACGCCTGGGCCGTGTTCGGCTCCGCCTTCGGCCCCGTGATCCTGCTGAGCCTCTTCTGGAAGAGACTCACCTTCGCCGGCGCCTTTGCGGGCATATTCTGCGGCGCTCTGGCGGACATCTGCTGGATGGTGTTCCTGAACGGGACCGGCATATACGAGCTGATGCCCGGCTTCATAGCCGGACTGGCGGCCTCCGTCATCGCTTCGCTGGTGAGCCCCAGACCCGACGCTCAGGTGGAGGAGCTGTTTGACAAATCGGTCAATTATCAGGACTGA
- a CDS encoding RluA family pseudouridine synthase, translating into MEKERLVYEGERGLRADVYLAQAFPGYSRSRMQKLIRSGRILVNGQPVRAGARLEPGDVIEAEFELPADTSVKAVSMPLDIVYEDEDLIVINKPSGLTVHPAAGHRDDTLVNGLLAYTGDIAGIGDEERPGIVHRLDKDTSGLMCVARSPVAYQSLQQQIQTRRMHRRYLAIVLGDPDFEEAVIDAPIGRSPADRQKQAVITDTDKYTAREALTRVTVRERFGSFSLVECALDTGRTHQIRVHMAYIRHPVLGDPLYGGVKKHVPFRATKQQEQTYAALCSSLRGQLLHAYSLSLLHPVTGEELTFEAPLPEEFRAMLDFLRRELGCSR; encoded by the coding sequence ATGGAAAAAGAACGGCTCGTATATGAGGGCGAGAGAGGCCTGAGGGCGGACGTATATCTGGCTCAGGCTTTTCCCGGCTATTCCAGAAGCCGGATGCAAAAGCTGATCCGGAGCGGCAGGATACTGGTGAACGGACAGCCGGTCCGGGCCGGCGCCCGGCTGGAGCCGGGAGACGTGATAGAGGCGGAATTTGAGCTGCCCGCCGATACGTCGGTCAAGGCCGTGAGCATGCCTCTGGACATAGTGTATGAGGACGAGGATCTCATAGTGATCAACAAGCCCTCGGGGCTGACGGTGCACCCCGCCGCCGGCCACCGGGACGACACTCTGGTCAACGGCCTGCTGGCCTACACCGGGGATATCGCCGGCATAGGCGACGAGGAAAGGCCCGGCATAGTCCACCGGCTGGACAAGGATACCTCCGGGCTCATGTGCGTGGCCCGGAGCCCTGTGGCCTATCAGTCTCTCCAGCAGCAGATACAGACCAGAAGGATGCACCGCCGGTATCTGGCCATAGTCCTGGGGGACCCGGACTTCGAAGAGGCGGTCATAGACGCTCCCATAGGCAGGAGCCCCGCCGACAGACAAAAGCAGGCTGTGATCACAGACACGGACAAATATACCGCCAGGGAAGCCCTGACCCGGGTGACCGTCAGGGAGCGCTTTGGCAGCTTTTCTCTGGTGGAGTGCGCGCTGGACACGGGCCGGACCCATCAGATACGGGTGCATATGGCCTACATCAGGCATCCGGTCCTGGGGGACCCCCTCTACGGGGGAGTGAAAAAACACGTTCCTTTTCGGGCCACCAAGCAGCAGGAGCAGACCTACGCCGCTCTGTGCTCCTCCCTCAGGGGACAGCTGCTCCACGCATACAGCCTCAGCCTGCTGCATCCGGTCACGGGTGAAGAGCTGACCTTTGAAGCGCCCCTCCCCGAGGAATTCCGGGCCATGCTGGATTTCCTGCGCAGGGAGCTGGGCTGCAGCCGCTGA
- a CDS encoding leucine--tRNA ligase: protein MERPYDFRSIEKEMQAKWQEAGVFRTEEAADKPKFYGMDFFPYPSGAGLSVGHCRNYIPTDVLCRYKRMKGFNVLHPMGWDAFGLPAENEAIKKKSHPKKTVPEYIETYKRQMNMIGIGYDWSREINSSSPEYYKWTQWIFQLLLKRGLAYRSMSPANWCPSCKTVLANEEVVDGLCWRCDTPIEKKDLPQWFFKITDYAERLIDDLDTIDWPNSIKLMQKNWIGRSDGAEVVFKSEQGDDIVIYTTRPDTLWGASFMVLAPEHPLVEKLASPDKKAAIAEYRRQVERQSAIDRQNTEKEKTGIFIGAYAVNPVSGRKIPIWISDYVMMGYGTGAIMAVPAHDERDFEFALKFGIEMLPVIRRSDGVSKSVAHREQVREGFAEALAAAGIEYDLKDGMYLITLTGKNTDKYIALAGEYLTGGSRVPVAGTVWGFAGPEGFLAWDSFEAGGRIMDMLRQHPGIKARTVMEFYSGIEFLRDVLLHVEKNAIFNSAPEVEAFEGSEAKDKVIDWLEEKGLGKRAKNFKLRDWLISRQRYWGCPIPVVHCPHCGIVPVPEEELPVELPDVENYEPSGSGESPLANIDDWVNVKCPVCGADAKRETDTMGGFACSSWYFLRYVSPHRDDVPFDKDLAAYWLPVDLYVGGAEHAVMHLLYARFWTKVLYDAGLVPFKEPFQCLKNQGMVLSYTPHKALTMEDGSKTRELVSIFPEEAAALPEDEVTYKWVKMSKSKRNVVSPDAMAEEFGADSLRIYELFVAPFDDAIQWSNEGMIGASRFLNRVWRMVYGYMERYDPDFEARMSGTTPAEADLRRKLHKTIAKVNGDINDFKFNTAIAAIMELCNDMQAFYGKLGEEKSAVFSECIYKLILMLAPITPHMADQIWQDLGYEGFTIDVSFPEHDPEIARDDTVEIAVQLMGKVRAKILVPADADKARMEELALSNDKIQKELEGKTVIKVVAVPGKLVNIVAK, encoded by the coding sequence ATGGAAAGACCCTATGATTTCAGATCCATAGAAAAGGAAATGCAGGCCAAATGGCAGGAAGCCGGAGTATTCCGCACGGAGGAAGCCGCGGACAAGCCCAAGTTTTACGGCATGGACTTTTTCCCCTACCCCTCCGGAGCCGGGCTGTCGGTGGGACACTGCCGCAACTACATCCCCACGGACGTGCTTTGCCGCTACAAGCGCATGAAGGGCTTCAACGTCCTGCACCCTATGGGCTGGGACGCCTTCGGCCTGCCGGCGGAAAACGAGGCCATCAAGAAAAAGAGCCACCCCAAGAAGACCGTGCCCGAATACATCGAGACCTACAAAAGGCAGATGAACATGATAGGCATAGGCTACGACTGGTCCAGAGAGATCAATTCGTCCTCGCCGGAGTATTACAAGTGGACCCAGTGGATATTCCAGCTGCTGCTGAAGAGAGGTCTGGCCTACCGGAGCATGTCTCCCGCCAACTGGTGCCCCTCCTGCAAGACGGTGCTGGCCAACGAAGAGGTGGTGGACGGCCTCTGCTGGCGCTGCGACACCCCCATTGAGAAAAAAGACCTGCCGCAGTGGTTCTTCAAGATCACCGACTACGCCGAGAGGCTCATAGACGATCTGGACACCATAGACTGGCCCAACTCCATCAAGCTGATGCAGAAAAACTGGATCGGCCGCAGCGACGGCGCCGAGGTGGTGTTCAAGTCGGAGCAGGGCGACGACATAGTCATCTACACCACCCGCCCCGACACTCTGTGGGGAGCCTCCTTCATGGTGCTGGCCCCGGAGCATCCCCTGGTGGAAAAGCTGGCCTCTCCCGACAAAAAGGCGGCCATCGCCGAATACAGGCGGCAGGTAGAGCGGCAGAGCGCCATTGACCGGCAGAACACCGAGAAGGAAAAGACCGGCATCTTCATAGGCGCCTATGCCGTCAACCCGGTCAGCGGCAGAAAGATACCCATTTGGATCTCCGACTACGTCATGATGGGCTACGGCACGGGAGCCATCATGGCCGTTCCCGCCCATGACGAAAGGGACTTTGAGTTCGCCCTGAAGTTCGGCATAGAGATGCTGCCGGTCATCAGACGCTCCGACGGCGTCAGCAAATCTGTGGCGCACCGGGAGCAGGTCAGAGAGGGCTTCGCGGAAGCCCTGGCCGCCGCCGGGATAGAGTATGACCTCAAAGACGGCATGTATCTCATCACCCTCACGGGCAAAAATACGGACAAATATATCGCTCTCGCAGGCGAATATCTCACAGGCGGCTCCCGCGTCCCCGTAGCCGGCACCGTGTGGGGCTTTGCGGGACCCGAAGGCTTTCTCGCCTGGGACAGCTTTGAAGCCGGCGGCCGTATAATGGATATGCTCCGGCAGCATCCCGGCATAAAAGCCCGCACTGTGATGGAGTTTTACAGCGGCATAGAGTTCCTGAGAGACGTGCTGCTCCACGTGGAGAAGAACGCCATCTTCAACTCCGCCCCCGAGGTGGAGGCCTTTGAAGGCAGCGAGGCCAAGGACAAAGTCATAGACTGGCTGGAGGAGAAGGGTCTGGGCAAGCGGGCCAAGAACTTCAAGCTGCGGGACTGGCTCATCAGCCGCCAGCGCTACTGGGGCTGCCCCATTCCCGTGGTGCACTGTCCCCACTGCGGCATAGTGCCCGTACCGGAAGAGGAGCTGCCCGTAGAGCTGCCGGACGTGGAAAACTACGAGCCCTCCGGCAGCGGCGAGAGCCCTCTGGCCAACATAGACGACTGGGTCAACGTCAAGTGCCCGGTCTGCGGCGCGGACGCCAAGAGAGAGACCGACACCATGGGCGGCTTTGCCTGCTCCAGCTGGTATTTCCTGAGATACGTCTCCCCTCATCGGGACGACGTGCCCTTTGACAAGGACCTGGCGGCCTACTGGCTGCCGGTGGACCTCTACGTGGGCGGCGCCGAGCACGCCGTGATGCATCTGCTCTACGCCCGTTTCTGGACCAAGGTCCTCTACGACGCGGGGCTGGTGCCCTTCAAGGAGCCCTTCCAGTGCCTCAAAAATCAGGGCATGGTGCTGTCCTACACTCCCCACAAGGCCCTCACCATGGAGGACGGCTCCAAGACCAGGGAGCTGGTGTCCATCTTCCCCGAGGAGGCGGCAGCCCTGCCCGAGGACGAGGTGACCTACAAGTGGGTGAAGATGAGCAAGTCCAAGAGGAACGTGGTGTCCCCCGACGCCATGGCCGAGGAGTTCGGAGCGGACAGCCTGAGGATCTACGAGCTGTTCGTGGCTCCCTTTGACGACGCCATACAGTGGTCCAACGAAGGCATGATCGGCGCCAGCCGCTTCCTGAACAGGGTGTGGCGCATGGTGTACGGCTACATGGAGCGCTACGATCCTGACTTTGAGGCCAGGATGTCCGGGACCACCCCGGCGGAGGCGGACCTGCGGCGCAAGCTGCACAAGACCATCGCCAAGGTAAACGGGGATATCAACGACTTCAAGTTCAACACGGCCATCGCAGCCATCATGGAGCTCTGCAACGACATGCAGGCCTTTTACGGCAAGCTGGGCGAAGAGAAGAGCGCCGTGTTCAGCGAGTGTATATACAAGCTCATACTGATGCTGGCCCCCATCACCCCCCATATGGCAGACCAGATCTGGCAGGATCTGGGCTATGAGGGCTTTACCATCGACGTGAGCTTCCCGGAGCACGATCCGGAGATAGCCAGGGACGACACGGTGGAGATAGCCGTTCAGCTCATGGGCAAGGTCAGGGCCAAGATCCTGGTCCCCGCAGACGCGGACAAGGCCCGCATGGAAGAGCTGGCGCTCTCCAACGACAAGATCCAAAAGGAGCTGGAGGGCAAGACCGTGATCAAGGTAGTCGCAGTCCCCGGCAAGCTGGTGAACATAGTGGCCAAATAA